The Cylindrospermopsis curvispora GIHE-G1 genome contains a region encoding:
- a CDS encoding DUF1824 family protein, whose product MSISNPTNLTVAEAKKILNKFNCLDIAPVLKPLEKALTREAIILMTKRSDYQILGICADNVEQGILAMKTYSHAFGYQAPDDLPHPEGPVYIKLNGKNGLCYLDSYVGHHRGVLVSCQSNYPGGVNEMYGHLPLDLFVV is encoded by the coding sequence ATGTCAATATCTAATCCTACAAACCTGACCGTAGCAGAAGCGAAAAAGATCCTAAACAAATTTAACTGCTTAGATATAGCACCGGTTCTCAAACCCCTGGAGAAAGCCCTAACTCGGGAAGCAATCATCCTGATGACAAAACGGTCTGACTATCAGATTTTAGGCATTTGTGCTGATAATGTTGAACAGGGAATATTAGCTATGAAAACCTATTCTCACGCTTTTGGTTATCAAGCACCGGATGATTTACCTCATCCAGAAGGACCAGTGTATATCAAATTAAACGGTAAAAATGGACTATGCTACTTAGATAGTTATGTGGGACATCATCGTGGAGTCTTAGTTTCCTGTCAATCCAACTATCCTGGTGGTGTGAATGAAATGTATGGACATTTACCCCTTGATTTATTTGTGGTTTAG
- the ccmS gene encoding beta-carboxysome assembly chaperone CcmS, giving the protein MFNNPNPQTSNSKWHKQLDKFVKENQQELAALFWGLWLENGNSQGTIGIDLKPHPHFVYCPQEAVEKLNERVEKRLQELLGIIDNNNPETEVLMIGIGQGEIKLIQFVPESSPRTCFERVNQDVDTLLELLEQKMIEQIAV; this is encoded by the coding sequence ATGTTTAACAATCCAAACCCGCAAACAAGTAATAGCAAGTGGCATAAACAGCTAGATAAGTTCGTCAAAGAAAATCAGCAGGAGTTAGCGGCCTTATTTTGGGGTTTGTGGTTAGAAAATGGCAATAGTCAGGGGACTATTGGTATTGATTTAAAGCCTCATCCTCACTTTGTCTATTGTCCTCAAGAAGCAGTGGAAAAATTAAATGAACGGGTTGAAAAACGACTCCAAGAACTTTTGGGAATCATAGATAATAATAACCCAGAAACGGAGGTTTTAATGATTGGGATTGGCCAAGGAGAAATTAAGTTGATTCAGTTTGTTCCTGAATCGTCACCCCGCACATGCTTTGAACGGGTGAACCAAGATGTGGATACTCTATTAGAGTTGTTGGAGCAGAAAATGATTGAGCAGATAGCGGTTTAA